One segment of Agromyces albus DNA contains the following:
- a CDS encoding carbohydrate ABC transporter permease yields MTTINTEALLTEEIVVAKSKNRGRRRDPLSRGVKVKETRADRTFIIAAYLLLAVFLLVVVLPLLNIVASSLSSPQAVSSGRVLFWPVDITLRGYTEALGNPAIVSGFANSIFYTVVGTVISVFGTVAIAYPLSRTQLFGRKVITGGVVFTMLFSGGVIPMYLVVQSLGLLDTRWSMLLPNAIGVWQVIIAIVFFRNSIPDEVYEAAQLDGASELRILWTVVLPLAKPLLAVIALMYAIMQWNSYFDALLYLRSADLQPLQLVLRGLLVLNDIGGGGNVAEQLRRRELADLLKYSTVVIATVPMLIAYPFVAKYFTKGIMIGAVKG; encoded by the coding sequence GTGACCACGATCAACACCGAGGCGCTCCTCACCGAGGAGATCGTCGTCGCGAAAAGCAAGAACCGCGGGCGGCGCCGCGACCCCCTGTCCCGCGGCGTGAAGGTGAAGGAGACGCGCGCCGATCGGACGTTCATCATCGCGGCTTACCTGCTGCTGGCGGTGTTCCTCCTGGTGGTGGTGCTGCCGCTGCTCAACATCGTCGCGAGCTCCCTGTCGAGTCCGCAGGCGGTCTCCTCCGGACGGGTGCTGTTCTGGCCGGTGGACATCACGCTGCGCGGATACACGGAAGCGCTCGGCAATCCGGCGATCGTCAGCGGCTTCGCCAACTCGATCTTCTACACGGTCGTCGGGACCGTGATCAGCGTTTTCGGCACAGTCGCGATCGCTTACCCCCTCTCGCGGACGCAGCTTTTCGGACGTAAGGTCATCACCGGCGGCGTCGTGTTCACGATGCTGTTCAGCGGCGGTGTGATCCCGATGTACCTCGTGGTCCAGTCGCTCGGTCTACTCGACACCCGGTGGTCGATGCTGCTGCCGAACGCGATCGGCGTCTGGCAGGTCATCATCGCGATCGTCTTCTTCCGCAACTCGATCCCCGACGAGGTATACGAGGCGGCGCAGCTCGATGGTGCGAGCGAACTGCGGATCCTGTGGACGGTGGTGCTCCCACTGGCGAAGCCGCTGCTCGCAGTCATCGCGCTGATGTACGCGATCATGCAGTGGAACTCGTACTTCGATGCACTCCTCTACCTCCGCAGCGCCGACCTCCAGCCACTCCAGCTCGTGCTGCGAGGCCTCCTCGTGCTGAACGACATCGGCGGCGGCGGCAACGTCGCAGAGCAGCTCCGCCGCCGCGAGCTCGCCGATCTGCTCAAGTACTCGACAGTCGTCATCGCGACGGTGCCGATGCTCATCGCGTATCCGTTCGTCGCGAAGTACTTCACCAAGGGCATCATGATCGGCGCCGTCAAGGGCTGA